Proteins co-encoded in one candidate division WOR-3 bacterium genomic window:
- a CDS encoding endonuclease III domain-containing protein gives MNDARELALIFRRLYRAYGPQHWWPAETPLEVIVGAVLTQNTAWKNVERAIANLKHHRLLSLERLARTPPVKLATIIRPAGFYNIKAQRLHSVVRWLRTRGGLTALGRIPTPELRGMLLRCHGIGPETADSILLYALGRPVFVVDAYTRRVLNRYGLTAGNETYDQVQALFHKALPRRARLFNEYHALLVRLAKERCRAIPTCVGCPLA, from the coding sequence ATGAACGATGCTCGTGAACTCGCCCTGATATTCCGTCGGCTCTACCGCGCCTACGGCCCCCAGCACTGGTGGCCGGCCGAGACTCCGCTTGAAGTCATCGTCGGTGCGGTCCTGACCCAGAACACCGCCTGGAAGAATGTCGAGCGCGCCATTGCCAACCTAAAGCACCATCGCCTACTCAGTCTCGAAAGACTCGCCCGAACACCGCCTGTAAAGCTCGCAACCATTATCCGGCCAGCCGGATTCTACAACATCAAGGCGCAACGTCTCCATTCCGTTGTGCGCTGGCTTCGCACACGAGGAGGACTTACTGCGCTCGGCAGGATTCCAACGCCAGAGCTGCGTGGGATGCTGCTTCGCTGTCATGGTATCGGCCCGGAAACCGCTGATTCCATCCTACTCTACGCCCTGGGCCGTCCTGTCTTCGTTGTTGACGCCTACACCCGTCGCGTCCTCAACCGATACGGTCTGACTGCGGGAAACGAGACCTACGACCAAGTTCAGGCGCTCTTCCACAAGGCTCTGCCCCGCCGCGCCCGCCTGTTCAACGAGTACCACGCCCTGCTTGTCCGTCTGGCCAAGGAGCGCTGCCGCGCTATTCCGACCTGCGTCGGCTGCCCTTTGGCCTGA